In one window of Acanthopagrus latus isolate v.2019 chromosome 15, fAcaLat1.1, whole genome shotgun sequence DNA:
- the tet1 gene encoding methylcytosine dioxygenase TET3 isoform X2 — translation MLPKPEGLPPRTDKVVPESGSVNGKGKAQMDDTHTAAEEDEGEEGHIPHTQSPHITYSLTHNLALDQAGRPALVKREPGQELTSIALHQHVCSSVTFQNGSAENLTKPNGANMTTGSHSDLKSAYKRTTIASEPQRTIIAAVPKDRPENGPKAPSDDMSVPLKKIKLEEPWLWITEQATTQLSDEEEVCEDPLSTLAAVVCLSVTERKGLEEKLFSSRSSILCSIKAEPPDLHFVKKEPEDLKNDLCQKSTPVNLQRIPQPIKSEPPPSVLLPSVQSLAEKRNLSFDQAIAIEALTQLAAIPQSTPGSIKAGSKCELPISTAASSTNTTPHEAKPTAAIRYNKVSVISSPLHQTSVIRPPVARQGNVITKLSLQDRLDNDNTPCRRTEQGFTSHVIKSECTYKDPSDMKFSQDHERLFGEDRDRAVDKVRRNRDEEEVAAQLADLAFIIQARQNQQSENNPPKGTPVSAIKYNYNSQLPPSQKKPLIKKAKATPSKPRKKKSDGLPEGINCRTPLSKRMPNGETSHRSKARKILPQGKSGLHHKRNLFLPQAQIDLKRYLAEAQEERRQLIHQSNSHNTTALLGPQTHNYSTLTRINHIHGQETQPWSLSNGPLHQQSPCSNGHAAGPGPESERHLLSQVPQPCGGLQHGADLSASPANPAFLSHTTGHHGLANGFSGARQSPPPSQQGYYKLERSGPITVLSTVNDGDMGHSAESTPSKNSVNSFLESPMSFLDTPTKNLLNTPSKKLSDLPSCQCVDQIIEKEEGPYYTHLGAGPTVAAVREMMENRYGTKGNAVRVEVVVYTGKEGKSSQGCPIAKWVIRRGSEEEKLLCLVRQRPGHHCENAVLVILILAWEGIRRPVADNLYQELTRSLFKYGSPTSRRCALNEDRTCACQGLDPDTCGASFSFGCSWSMYFNGCKFARSKVPRKFRLLGDYREEEEKIESHLQSLATDLAPLYKRLAPEAFQNQVENEEAGGDCRLGSREGRPFSGVTACVDFCAHAHKDTHNMNNGSTVVCTLTKEDNRAVRNIPEDEQLHVLPLYRISDRDEFGKAEGQWAKIRSGALQVLSSFPREVRLLAEPVKSARKIRQEARQKAQAEKLEKKLGLTSLTPGKVKSETPNKDPQGYYGSQRLPPRPASVGRLPQDRTQPSTYSQSTSSYPTLGQGEVISPNHHGLPGIQFEHNGSALNYRTTSDAMNGYAPSSGDQSVTSERIPPLNTLRDYPRTFKTEPNEVHCSPLRRPSPSGSAPPPSSFSPRPTSEGLFSRLNGLHRAAGDVAAEVRGHGLHLPSPLPLPPQTLPLEPEEVKQEEVWSDSEHNFLDHNIGGVAVAPSHGSILIECARRELHATTPILRPNRSHPTRISLVFYQHKSLNEPGHGMAMWDAKMAKREREREEEAERLRMEDGKNGAGGVELQEGAEEEAQEARRAMNVPTRQAWTLPRDGVITVSPYALTQVTGPYNRWT, via the exons ATGCTGCCCAAACCTGAGGGGCTTCCTCCGAGGACAGACAAG gtggTTCCAGAAAGTGGGTCGGTAAATGGCAAAGGCAAGGCACAGATGGATGATACCCACacggcagcagaggaggatgagggggaggaaggCCACATACCTCATACACAATCTCCCCACATCACCTACTCGCTCACCCACAATCTGGCCTTGGACCAAGCCGGACGACCAGCACTTGTTAAAAGAGAGCCGGGGCAGGAGCTGACCAGCATTGCACTTCACCAACATGTATGCTCTTCTGTGACTTTTCAGAATGGTTCTGCAGAGAACCTGACAAAACCTAACGGTGCTAATATGACCACTGGGTCACACTCTGATCTGAAGTCTGCCTATAAAAGGACTACGATTGCATCAGAGCCTCAAAGGACTATAATCGCTGCAGTCCCTAAAGACCGGCCTGAGAATGGACCCAAGGCTCCCTCAGACGACATGTCAGTCCCGCTGAAGAAGATCAAACTTGAGGAGCCATGGCTGTGGATCACTGAGCAAGCCACCACGCAGCtgagtgatgaagaggaggtgtGTGAAGACCCGCTGTCCACACTGGCGGCCGTGGTGTGTCTTtctgtcacagagaggaagggacTGGAGGAGAAACTTTTCAGCTCGCGATCTTCCATTCTTTGCTCTATCAAAGCTGAGCCACCTGATTTGCACTTCGTCAAGAAAGAGCCTGAGGACTTAAAGAATGACTTGTGTCAGAAAAGCACTCCTGTTAACCTGCAAAGGATTCCCCAGCCTATCAAAAGTGAACCTCCTCCAAGTGTCTTGCTACCAAGCGTGCAGTCTTTGGCAGAGAAGAGAAATCTTAGTTTTGATCAGGCAATTGCTATTGAGGCCTTGACTCAACTGGCAGCTATACCTCAAAGCACCCCAGGGTCCATTAAAGCTGGAAGTAAGTGTGAACTTCCCATTTCTACTGCTGCCTCCAGTACAAATACAACCCCGCATGAAGCCAAACCCACAGCAGCTATTCGCTACAACAAAGTGTCGGTCATCAGCTCACCACTACACCAGACATCAGTCATACGCCCTCCTGTGGCCAGACAAGGGAATGTCATCACAAAGCTGTCCCTGCAGGACCGCTTGGACAATGATAACACAccctgcaggaggacagagcaGGGCTTTACCTCTCATGTCATCAAGTCGGAATGCACCTATAAAGATCCCAGTGACATGAAGTTCAGTCAAGATCATGAGCGGCTGTTTGGGGAGGACAGAGATAGGGCTGTCGATAAagtgaggagaaacagagacgaggaggaggtggcagctCAGTTGGCAGACCTGGCCTTTATCATCCAGGCCCGGCAGAACCAACAGTCAGAGAACAACCCTCCGAAAGGGACACCTGTGTCGGCTATCAAATATAACTACAACTCCCAGCTACCCCCCAGTCAGAAAAAGCCTCtcattaaaaaagcaaaagccaCCCCCTCCAAAcccaggaagaagaaaagtgatGGACTACCTGAGGGAATCAACTGCAGGACCCCCCTCTCAAAACGCATGCCAAATGGAGAGACGTCGCACCGGAGCAAAGCCAGGAAGATTCTCCCCCAGGGGAAATCAGGCCTTCACCACAAGAGGAACCTGTTCCTGCCTCAGGCTCAAATTGACCTGAAGAGATACTTGGCTGAGGCTCAGGAGGAAAGGCGGCAACTCATCCATCAGAGTAATTCACACAATACTACAGCCCTCTTAGGGCCACAGACTCACAACTACAGCACTCTCACGAGAATAAACCACATTCACGGTCAAGAGACCCAGCCATGGTCCCTTTCAAATGGTCCACTCCACCAACAAAGCCCCTGTAGTAATGGTCACGCTGCAGGACCAGGCCCAGAGAGTGAAAGGCATTTGTTATCTCAGGTACCGCAGCCCTGTGGTGGGCTGCAGCACGGTGCTGACCTGAGCGCCAGCCCAGCTAATCCCGCCTTTCTCAGCCACACCACCGGGCACCATGGTCTGGCTAATGGCTTCTCAGGGGCTCGACAGTCCCCTCCTCCAAGCCAGCAGGGCTACTACAAGCTGGAGAGATCAGGGCCTATCACAGTCCTGTCCACAGTTAATGATGGGGATATGGGCCACTCTGCAGAGTCTACTCCATCCAAGAACAGCGTCAACAGCTTTCTGGAGTCTCCAATGAGTTTTCTAGACACCCCCACCAAGAACTTGCTCAATACACCTTCCAAAAAACTGTCTGATCTTCCATCCTGTCAATGCGTGG ACCAAATCATTGAGAAGGAGGAAGGCCCTTACTATACTCACCTTGGGGCAGGACCTACTGTTGCTGCAGTGAGGGAAATGATGGAGAACAG GTATGGTACCAAAGGAAATGCAGTAAGAGTGGAAGTTGTTGTTTACActgggaaagaaggaaagagcTCCCAGGGGTGTCCAATAGCTAAATGG GTGATCCGGCGTGGCAGCGaagaggagaagctgctgtgctTGGTCCGCCAGAGGCCAGGGCACCACTGTGAGAATGCCGTGTTGGTGATCCTCATCCTGGCATGGGAGGGAATCCGTCGGCCAGTGGCGGACAATCTGTACCAGGAACTCACACGGTCCCTCTTTAAATATGGCTCCCCCACCAGCCGCCGCTGTGCCCTCAATGAAGA TCGTACTTGTGCATGCCAGGGTTTGGACCCGGACACCTGCGGAGCTTCGTTTTCCTTCGGCTGCTCCTGGAGTATGTACTTCAATGGCTGTAAGTTTGCTCGCAGCAAAGTGCCCCGCAAGTTCCGCCTGCTTGGAGACTACcgggaggag GAGGAGAAGATAGAGAGCCACCTTCAGAGTCTCGCCACTGATCTTGCACCGCTCTACAAAAGACTGGCTCCTGAGGCCTTCCAAAACCAG GTGGAAAATGAGGAGGCAGGGGGTGACTGCCGGCTGGGCTCGAGGGAGGGACGTCCTTTTTCTGGGGTCACAGCCTGTGTGGATTTCTGCGCCCACGCCCACAAGGACACTCACAACATGAATAACGGCAGCACTGTG GTTTGCACTTTAACAAAGGAAGATAACCGTGCAGTGCGTAACATACCAGAAGACGAGCAGCTCCACGTTCTGCCACTCTACAGGATCTCTGACAGGGATGAGTTCGGTAAGGCTGAGGGCCAGTGGGCGAAGATCCGAAGTGGCGCGCTGCAGGTTCTGTCCTCCTTTCCGCGAGAG GTGCGTCTACTAGCCGAGCCAGTAAAATCAGCCCGTAAAATAAGGCAAGAGGCTCGCCAAAAGGCTCAGGCtgagaaactggagaaaaagCTCGGGCTGACTTCTCTCACCCCTGGGAAAGTGAAGAGTGAAACCCCCAACAAAG ACCCTCAGGGCTACTACGGCTCACAGAGACTACCACCCAGACCTGCCAGCGTTGGAAGGCTCCCACAAGACAGGACTCAACCCAGCACTTACAGCCAGAGCACCAGCAGCTACCCCACTCTGGGTCAGGGGGAGGTAATCTCCCCCAACCACCACGGCCTGCCCGGCATCCAGTTTGAACACAATGGTTCAGCTCTTAATTATAGGACAACAAGTGATGCCATGAATGGTTATGCTCCTTCATCTGGTGACCAGAGTGTGACATCAGAACGTATACCTCCACTTAATACTCTTAGGGACTACCCCCGGACTTTTAAAACTGAGCCCAACGAGGTGCACTGCTCTCCTCTGCGCAGACCCTCCCCCAGTGGGagtgctcctcctccctcctccttctcccccagACCTACCTCTGAGGGCCTCTTCAGCAGGCTCAATGGACTCCACAGGGCTGCCGGAGATGTTGCAGCTGAGGTCAGGGGTCATGGCCTCCATCTGCCttcacctctccctctccctccacaaACTCTCCCGCTCGAACCAGAAGAAGTGAAGCAGGAAGAGGTCTGGTCAGACAGTGAGCACAACTTCCTGGACCACAATATAGGCGGAGTTGCCGTGGCACCGTCACACGGCTCCATCCTGATAGAGTGTGCGCGGCGGGAGCTCCACGCCACCACCCCTATCCTCAGGCCAAACCGCAGCCACCCCACCCGCATCTCCCTGGTCTTCTACCAGCACAAGTCTCTGAACGAACCAGGCCACGGGATGGCTATGTGGGACGCCAAAATGGCCAAGAGGGAGCGcgagcgggaggaggaggctgagagattACGGATGGAGGACGGAAAGAATGGAGCTGGAGGCgtggagctgcaggagggagcagaggaggaggcacagGAGGCAAGGAGGGCCATGAATGTTCCCACACGTCAAGCATGGACTCTGCCGAGGGACGGCGTCATCACCGTGTCCCCTTATGCTCTTACGCAAGTGACAGGCCCTTACAATCGCTGGACTTAG